One genomic window of Streptomyces sp. NBC_01276 includes the following:
- a CDS encoding long-chain fatty acid--CoA ligase, translating to MEAEPKLVEPLKTTVAGVVREVAVPALAGMPVSGSLGDLPFENARQAPHEPVLARKEPDGTWRDVTAAEFAREVLAVAKGLIAEGLQEGDRLAIMARTTYEWTLLDFAGWAAGLVTVPIYPTSSALQARWIIHDSGAVACAVEDTAQARIISAERANLPWLAHLWEFDTGAVARLVKAGEHLPDAIVHARRSTRTPQSVATLVYTSGTTGQPKGCVLTHANFYAEVDNAVELLHPVFKSVSEDPASTLLFLPLSHIFGRMVAVGCLRARVKLGHAPSITTEDLLADLAGFQPTFLLAIPYVLEKVYNTARATAEKMGKGASFDRASRIAQSVGEAQSEGRRPPMGTRAAHALYDPLVYRRVRAALGGRVRYVLSGGSPLGRRLAAFYTGAGIEVFEGYGLTETTAAATVTPPLRPRLGTVGWPLPGTAVRIADDGEVLLRGAHVFAGYWNVAAQQPGDWLATGDIGELDADGYLTITGRKKDVIITSGGKNVAPAPLEDWLRAHPLVGQCMVVGDNRPYVTALITLEPDGLAHWRQMHKKQGVPIRELLTDEALLADLQRAVDEANALVSRAESIRRFAVLPGDFTEERGHLTPSMKLKRGAVARDYEREIEELYRRER from the coding sequence GTGGAAGCCGAGCCGAAACTGGTCGAGCCCCTCAAGACGACCGTCGCCGGGGTGGTGCGCGAGGTGGCGGTCCCCGCCCTCGCCGGGATGCCGGTGAGCGGCTCGCTCGGGGACCTCCCCTTCGAGAACGCCCGCCAGGCCCCGCACGAGCCCGTACTCGCCCGCAAGGAGCCCGACGGCACCTGGCGCGACGTCACCGCCGCCGAGTTCGCCCGCGAGGTGCTCGCCGTCGCCAAGGGGCTCATCGCCGAGGGCCTCCAGGAGGGCGACCGGCTCGCGATCATGGCCCGGACCACCTACGAGTGGACGCTGCTGGACTTCGCCGGCTGGGCCGCCGGGCTGGTGACCGTACCGATCTACCCCACCTCCTCGGCCCTCCAGGCGCGCTGGATCATCCACGACTCCGGGGCCGTGGCCTGCGCCGTCGAGGACACCGCGCAGGCCCGCATCATCAGCGCCGAGCGCGCCAACCTGCCCTGGCTCGCGCACCTGTGGGAGTTCGACACCGGGGCGGTCGCCCGGCTCGTCAAGGCCGGGGAGCACCTGCCCGACGCGATCGTGCACGCCCGCAGGTCCACCCGTACACCGCAGTCCGTCGCCACGCTCGTCTACACCTCCGGCACCACCGGGCAGCCCAAGGGATGCGTGCTGACCCACGCCAACTTCTACGCCGAGGTCGACAACGCGGTGGAGCTGCTGCACCCGGTCTTCAAGTCGGTCAGCGAGGACCCGGCCTCCACCCTGCTCTTCCTCCCGCTGTCCCACATCTTCGGGCGGATGGTCGCCGTCGGCTGCCTGCGGGCCCGCGTCAAACTCGGACACGCGCCGAGCATCACCACCGAGGACCTCCTCGCCGACCTCGCCGGCTTCCAGCCGACCTTCCTGCTGGCCATCCCCTACGTCCTGGAGAAGGTCTACAACACCGCCCGCGCCACCGCCGAGAAGATGGGCAAGGGCGCTTCCTTCGACCGGGCCTCCCGCATCGCCCAGAGCGTCGGCGAGGCGCAGAGCGAGGGCAGACGGCCCCCGATGGGCACGCGGGCCGCGCACGCCCTGTACGACCCGCTCGTCTACCGCCGCGTCCGCGCCGCCCTAGGCGGCCGCGTCCGCTACGTCCTCAGCGGCGGCTCCCCCCTCGGCCGGCGCCTCGCCGCCTTCTACACGGGCGCCGGGATCGAGGTCTTCGAGGGCTACGGGCTCACCGAGACGACCGCGGCCGCCACCGTCACCCCGCCGCTGCGCCCCCGGCTCGGCACCGTCGGCTGGCCGCTGCCGGGGACGGCGGTGCGCATCGCCGACGACGGGGAGGTGCTGTTGCGCGGGGCGCACGTCTTCGCCGGCTACTGGAACGTCGCCGCGCAGCAGCCCGGCGACTGGCTGGCCACCGGGGACATCGGCGAGCTCGACGCGGACGGGTACCTCACCATCACCGGCCGCAAGAAGGACGTGATCATCACCTCCGGCGGCAAGAACGTCGCCCCCGCCCCCCTGGAGGACTGGCTCCGCGCCCATCCGCTCGTCGGGCAGTGCATGGTCGTCGGCGACAACCGGCCGTACGTCACCGCCCTGATCACCCTCGAACCGGACGGGCTGGCGCACTGGCGGCAGATGCACAAGAAGCAGGGGGTGCCGATCCGCGAGCTGCTCACCGACGAGGCCCTGCTCGCCGACCTCCAACGGGCCGTCGACGAGGCGAACGCGCTGGTCTCGCGGGCCGAATCGATACGCCGCTTCGCCGTCCTGCCAGGGGACTTCACCGAGGAGCGCGGGCACCTGACGCCGTCGATGAAGCTCAAGCGGGGCGCTGTCGCGCGGGACTACGAGCGGGAGATCGAGGAGCTGTACCGCAGGGAGCGGTGA
- a CDS encoding GntR family transcriptional regulator: MLLRLNTADPRPLHEQVAGALRRAIADGECAPGDRIPPARDLAGALGVNANTVLRALRVLRDEGLLEFRRGRGVTVAEGAGGRSGLLDRVRGLVEDGARLGYSKADLIEMIRELP; encoded by the coding sequence ATGTTGCTGAGGCTGAACACCGCGGACCCGCGTCCCCTCCACGAACAGGTGGCGGGAGCCCTCCGGCGCGCCATCGCCGACGGCGAATGCGCGCCCGGAGACCGGATCCCACCCGCGCGGGACCTCGCGGGGGCGCTCGGGGTCAATGCCAACACCGTCCTGCGGGCGTTGCGCGTCCTGCGCGACGAGGGGCTGCTGGAGTTCCGGCGGGGCCGCGGGGTGACCGTCGCGGAGGGGGCGGGCGGGCGCTCGGGGCTGCTGGACCGCGTGCGCGGACTGGTGGAGGACGGGGCGCGGCTCGGGTACAGCAAGGCCGATCTCATCGAGATGATCAGGGAGTTGCCGTGA
- a CDS encoding VOC family protein, which translates to MSSLVRHVTFDCSDAYALARFWAGALDGSLADDDHPGDPEALVTAPGTALLFITVADAKTVKNRVHLDLQPQDRTRDEEVERLLSLGATVAGDHRNPDGTGWVTMTDPEGNEFCVERSAAERKA; encoded by the coding sequence ATGAGTTCTCTCGTGCGCCACGTGACCTTCGACTGCTCCGACGCCTACGCCCTGGCCCGCTTCTGGGCCGGGGCCCTGGACGGCTCCCTCGCCGACGACGACCACCCGGGCGACCCGGAAGCGCTGGTGACCGCGCCCGGCACCGCCCTCCTCTTCATCACCGTCGCGGACGCCAAGACCGTCAAGAACCGGGTACACCTGGACCTCCAGCCACAGGACCGCACCCGCGACGAGGAAGTGGAGCGGCTCCTCTCCCTCGGCGCCACCGTCGCGGGCGACCACCGCAACCCGGACGGCACCGGCTGGGTGACCATGACGGACCCCGAGGGCAACGAGTTCTGCGTCGAGCGCAGCGCCGCCGAGCGCAAGGCCTGA
- a CDS encoding RICIN domain-containing protein, which translates to MTISRLSALRTAVLGAAGSALLVGAMAVPAHADGSYTVVLRNGASGKCLEVPGGNFNNGAPVQQWDCNGGSNQKWTVIYGNGYSQIVNVSTKKCLEIADWSKSNGAVARQWDCHGGANQQWVVAGIDQAGQTQLRNKNSWMVLDDPGSSPYNGQQMIQWPEKRGAANQAWTVGYR; encoded by the coding sequence GTGACCATTTCTCGTCTGTCCGCGCTGCGCACCGCAGTGCTCGGGGCCGCCGGTTCGGCCCTGCTCGTCGGCGCGATGGCCGTGCCCGCCCACGCCGACGGCTCCTACACCGTCGTCCTGCGCAACGGCGCGAGCGGCAAGTGCCTGGAGGTTCCCGGCGGCAACTTCAACAACGGCGCGCCCGTGCAGCAGTGGGACTGCAACGGCGGCAGCAACCAGAAGTGGACCGTCATCTACGGCAACGGCTACTCGCAGATCGTCAACGTGAGCACCAAGAAGTGCCTTGAGATCGCGGACTGGAGCAAGAGCAACGGCGCCGTGGCCCGTCAGTGGGACTGCCACGGCGGCGCCAACCAGCAGTGGGTCGTCGCCGGCATCGACCAGGCCGGGCAGACCCAGCTCCGCAACAAGAACAGCTGGATGGTCCTGGACGACCCGGGCTCCAGCCCCTACAACGGCCAGCAGATGATCCAGTGGCCCGAGAAGCGCGGGGCCGCGAACCAGGCCTGGACCGTCGGCTACCGGTAA
- a CDS encoding alpha/beta hydrolase: MTVPLDHDDPAKGTIRVALARIPATAPGRHPLGSLLLNFGGPGGRGTTSLAADPETFAKLGERYDLVTFDPRGVGLSEPVSCGGSQEVGDRVPADAASQLAALRAVARRCALHSGPVFPYVGTVQVARDMESIRRALGDKKLNYLGFSYGTRLGAVYAALFPHRTGRMVLDGVDTLGEPLAEQALASARGRQRALDRFLAWCAHRPGCVYGTSARTAKERVDDLVARLDRNPLIGDDGSWFTGQDAADAIATGLYAPAAWPALADALALAERRHDPVGLMQLGGPTGPVPDAGDGHATVPADNAEAALTAVNCADDPDRSEDRAAPAAIEREIRDLEPEFRAVSEVFGPGQLGTVLACYGRPAGTDFIRRIDHPGAPRMLLVGTRGDPATPYEWTEETARRLGSAVIVDHKGDGHTGYGTSACVRRHVNAFLTDGRLPHGTPACPAGE; this comes from the coding sequence GTGACCGTCCCCCTCGACCACGACGACCCCGCCAAGGGGACCATCCGGGTGGCCCTCGCCCGGATCCCGGCCACCGCCCCCGGCCGGCACCCCCTCGGCTCGCTGCTGCTGAACTTCGGCGGCCCCGGCGGACGCGGGACCACCTCCCTCGCCGCCGACCCCGAGACCTTCGCGAAGCTCGGCGAGCGCTACGACCTCGTCACCTTCGACCCCCGCGGCGTCGGCCTCAGCGAACCCGTCTCCTGCGGCGGCTCCCAGGAGGTCGGCGACCGGGTCCCGGCCGACGCCGCCTCCCAGCTCGCCGCCCTGCGCGCCGTGGCCCGCCGCTGCGCCCTGCACTCCGGACCCGTGTTCCCGTACGTCGGCACCGTCCAGGTGGCCCGCGACATGGAGTCCATCCGCCGCGCGCTCGGCGACAAGAAGCTCAACTACCTCGGTTTCTCCTACGGCACCCGGCTCGGCGCCGTCTACGCCGCCCTGTTCCCGCACCGCACCGGCCGGATGGTCCTCGACGGGGTCGACACCCTCGGCGAACCGCTCGCCGAACAGGCCCTCGCCTCGGCGCGCGGCCGCCAGCGCGCCCTCGACCGCTTCCTCGCCTGGTGCGCCCACCGTCCGGGCTGCGTCTACGGCACCAGCGCCCGCACCGCCAAGGAACGGGTCGACGACCTCGTCGCGCGGCTCGACCGGAACCCGCTCATCGGGGACGACGGTTCCTGGTTCACCGGACAGGACGCGGCCGACGCCATCGCCACCGGCCTGTACGCGCCGGCCGCCTGGCCCGCCCTCGCCGACGCCCTCGCCCTGGCCGAGCGGCGGCACGACCCCGTCGGGCTGATGCAGCTCGGCGGCCCCACCGGCCCGGTGCCCGACGCGGGCGACGGGCACGCCACGGTCCCCGCCGACAACGCCGAGGCCGCCCTCACCGCCGTGAACTGCGCCGACGACCCCGACCGCAGCGAAGACCGGGCCGCCCCGGCGGCCATCGAGCGGGAGATCCGGGACCTGGAGCCGGAGTTCCGCGCGGTGTCGGAGGTCTTCGGGCCGGGCCAGCTGGGAACCGTGCTCGCCTGCTACGGACGCCCCGCCGGCACCGACTTCATCCGCCGGATCGACCACCCCGGCGCCCCGCGCATGCTCCTCGTCGGCACCCGCGGCGACCCGGCGACCCCGTACGAGTGGACCGAGGAGACGGCCCGCCGGCTGGGCTCGGCCGTGATCGTGGACCACAAGGGCGACGGACACACCGGCTACGGGACCTCCGCCTGCGTACGCCGCCACGTGAACGCCTTCCTCACCGACGGCCGCCTCCCGCACGGAACGCCCGCCTGCCCCGCCGGGGAGTGA
- a CDS encoding DUF1648 domain-containing protein yields the protein MKQRTGWGVAGGAAGVLVLLVGMPVAASGRLPDRLATHWSAGSGAPDGSMPLWAAALFPALIWAVLVAGVVLGRRFAGPGGGWVAGTLAGAGVGLAGGQAAIVRANLDRADWRQAGSVTAWVAGVVVAAVLAAVGGALAGRRGAAGAQPPSAGPRMEIPDGERLVWLSRESNPWLRLTGAVLGLVAVAGALSALSGLADAAAWGLVASTGFAALAVLLCSSVRARVTGDGLEVAFGPLGLPVRRWAARDIESARTEHRTPSRAGGWGYRINGLGTTVMLRGGECLVIRAKGRDFAVSVDDAERGAALLNSLLAERR from the coding sequence GTGAAGCAGCGGACGGGGTGGGGCGTGGCCGGAGGGGCCGCGGGGGTGCTGGTGTTACTGGTGGGGATGCCGGTGGCCGCGAGCGGGCGGCTGCCGGACCGGCTGGCCACGCACTGGTCGGCGGGCTCCGGGGCCCCGGACGGCTCGATGCCGCTGTGGGCGGCGGCGCTGTTCCCGGCGCTGATCTGGGCGGTCCTCGTGGCGGGCGTCGTCCTCGGCCGGCGGTTCGCGGGGCCGGGCGGCGGCTGGGTCGCGGGCACGCTGGCCGGCGCCGGGGTGGGGCTGGCCGGGGGGCAGGCCGCGATCGTACGGGCCAACCTGGACCGGGCGGACTGGCGGCAGGCCGGGTCGGTGACGGCGTGGGTCGCGGGGGTCGTGGTGGCGGCCGTACTGGCGGCGGTCGGCGGGGCGCTGGCGGGCCGCCGGGGCGCGGCCGGGGCGCAACCCCCCTCCGCCGGGCCCCGGATGGAGATCCCGGACGGCGAACGGCTCGTCTGGCTCTCCCGCGAGAGCAACCCGTGGCTGCGGCTGACCGGTGCCGTGCTGGGCCTGGTGGCGGTGGCCGGCGCGCTGTCGGCCCTGTCCGGGCTGGCCGACGCGGCGGCGTGGGGGCTGGTCGCTTCGACCGGCTTCGCCGCCCTGGCCGTGCTGCTCTGCTCGTCGGTCCGGGCACGGGTGACGGGCGACGGCCTGGAGGTGGCCTTCGGCCCGCTGGGGCTGCCGGTACGACGCTGGGCGGCGCGCGACATCGAATCGGCCCGCACGGAACACCGCACCCCGTCCCGGGCGGGCGGCTGGGGCTACCGCATCAACGGCCTGGGCACGACGGTGATGCTGCGGGGCGGCGAATGCCTGGTCATCCGCGCGAAGGGCCGGGACTTCGCGGTCAGCGTGGACGACGCGGAGCGGGGGGCCGCGCTGCTCAACTCCCTCCTTGCGGAACGGCGTTAA